The following proteins are co-located in the Xiphophorus maculatus strain JP 163 A chromosome 24, X_maculatus-5.0-male, whole genome shotgun sequence genome:
- the adamts5 gene encoding A disintegrin and metalloproteinase with thrombospondin motifs 5 isoform X1, translated as MPRLLGALTGGMLWFRLLLQLLCVVEFGAGVSTFQGFYLPPATGSLHTPARRTDGVVRTIDRIYNGGGKVGYLVYLDGRRFQLDMERDESVLSHHFSPQYALAMMGQSPAPLQRECAYRGTVNSNPESLAVLSLCGGGLEGFFAVNHSRYTITPIIRAKGHEHDTRALHDRDAESALHVFTRESFSFEALSEGRESCGTRDGKRGRRAAAERRRHRGRGKGRRDGEEGHGARGRRWWSRLVKEPGARRKRSVSRARHVELLLVADDSMTKKYGRDLNHYLLTLASIASKLYGHASIENPIRLSVVKVITVLENEKGLEVTKNAAATLKSFCKWQNQQNPLDDDHQHHHDAAILFTRQDLCGHHSCDTLGMADVGTICSPERSCAVIEDDGLHAAFTVAHEIGHLLGLSHDDSKFCEERFGVNSHKQLMSSILTSIDASKPWSRCTSSTITDFFDDGNAECLLDSPRQPLLGPEELPGQSYDAVRQCRLAFGLEYTVCPGMDVCSRLWCAVIRQGQMVCLTKKLPAVEGTPCGKGRICLQGKCVDKTRKKHYSMSNHGSWSSWGPWGACSRTCGGGVQFAQRLCNNPAPRNNGRYCIGKRAIYRTCNVFPPCPPSSKSFRQEQCEVRNGPQTDPKGVKTFVEWVPKYAGILPKDVCKLTCRAKGTGYYVVFSQRVADGTECRPHSSSVCVKGKCIRTGCDGIIGSKLQFDKCGICGGDSLGCIRVVGNFTKKSKGYTDIVKIPAGSTHIKVRQHMAKDQTRFTAYLALRRPGSEYLLNGKFMISTSETIIPLNGSLLNYSGWTHHDEWLHSMGPGALKEAMVVQILATDSKKPLDVRYSYYMPRWTAPQQHLNSKLTPLQSTTTTSTTTRSATVSTTAVSSTPAALLLRPTTASVSSTPLPGPKWVTGPWMTCSRTCDTGWQSRTVQCKDQDGKLSKGCVLSARPSAFKHCLVKKC; from the exons ATGCCGCGGCTCCTTGGCGCTCTGACCGGGGGCATGCTCTGGTTtcggctgctgctgcagctgctgtgcgTCGTGGAGTTTGGAGCCGGGGTGTCTACCTTCCAGGGGTTCTATCTTCCACCTGCGACCGGCTCGCTGCACACACCTGCCCGGAGGACGGACGGGGTGGTGCGGACCATCGATCGGATTTACAACGGTGGAGGGAAGGTGGGCTACCTGGTGTACCTGGATGGGAGGCGCTTTCAGCTGGACATGGAGCGGGATGAGTCGGTGCTGTCGCATCACTTCAGCCCTCAGTATGCGCTCGCGATGATGGGACAGAGTCCCGCGCCTCTGCAGCGGGAGTGCGCGTACCGCGGGACGGTGAACTCCAACCCGGAGTCTCTCGCCGTCCTCAGCCTCTGCGGCGGAGGTCTGGAGGGTTTCTTCGCCGTCAACCACTCGCGCTACACCATCACTCCCATCATCCGGGCGAAGGGACACGAGCACGACACGCGCGCACTGCACGACCGGGATGCGGAGAGCGCGCTCCACGTGTTCACGCGCGAGAGCTTCAGCTTCGAGGCTCTGAGCGAGGGGCGCGAGAGCTGCGGCACGCGCGACGGGAAGAGAGGGCGCAGGGCTGCGGCGGAAAGACGGCGGCACCGAGGTCGCGGGAAGGGGAGACGGGACGGTGAAGAGGGGCACGGCGCGCGAGGGAGGAGATGGTGGAGCCGCCTCGTTAAAGAGCCAGGCGCGCGGCGCAAGAGGTCGGTGTCCCGCGCCAGGCACGTGGAGCTGCTCCTGGTGGCGGACGACTCCATGACCAAGAAGTACGGCAGGGACTTGAACCACTACTTGCTCACACTGGCATCCATCGCGTCCAAGTTGTACGGACACGCCAGCATCGAGAACCCCATCCGGCTGTCCGTGGTGAAGGTCATCACGGTCTTGGAAAACGAGAAGGGGCTGGAGGTGACCAAGAACGCGGCGGCGACGCTCAAGAGCTTCTGCAAGtggcagaaccagcagaacccgCTAGACGACGACCACCAGCATCACCACGACGCAGCCATCCTCTTCACCAGGCAG GACCTGTGCGGCCACCACTCTTGCGACACCCTGGGCATGGCGGACGTCGGCACAATCTGCTCTCCGGAGAGAAGCTGCGCCGTTATCGAGGACGACGGCCTTCACGCCGCATTCACCGTCGCTCACGAGATAG GTCACCTGCTGGGATTGTCCCACGATGATTCGAAGTTCTGCGAGGAGCGCTTTGGGGTCAACAGTCACAAGCAGCTAATGTCGTCCATTCTCACCTCTATCGACGCCTCTAAGCCCTGGAGCCGCTGCACCTCGTCCACCATCACCGACTTCTTCGACGACGGGAATG CCGAGTGTCTCCTGGACTCCCCTCGTCAGCCCCTCCTCGGCCCGGAGGAGCTCCCAGGCCAGAGCTACGACGCCGTCCGACAGTGCCGCCTGGCCTTCGGCCTCGAGTACACGGTCTGCCCGGGCATGGACGTGTGCTCCCGCCTGTGGTGCGCCGTGATCCGCCAGGGACAGATGGTGTGTCTGACCAAGAAGCTTCCGGCGGTGGAGGGCACGCCGTGCGGGAAGGGGCGCATCTGCCTGCAGGGAAAGTGTGTGGACAAAACTCGAAAGAAGCACTATTCG ATGTCCAACCACGGCAGCTGGAGTTCTTGGGGCCCGTGGGGTGCATGCTCTAGGACCTGCGGGGGCGGAGTGCAGTTTGCCCAGCGCCTGTGCAACAACCCGGCGCCACGAAACAACGGGCGCTACTGCATCGGAAAGAGAGCCATCTATCGGACCTGTAACGTCTTCCCGCCATGCCCGCCCTCAA gtaAGAGTTTCCGTCAAGAACAGTGTGAAGTCCGCAACGGCCCCCAGACGGACCCCAAAGGGGTGAAGACCTTTGTCGAGTGGGTGCCGAAGTATGCAGGGATTCTCCCTAAGGATGTGTGCAAGCTGACATGCAGAGCAAAAGGGACAGGCTACTATGTGGTGTTCTCTCAACGG GTAGCAGATGGGACCGAGTGTCGTCCTCACAGCAGTTCGGTGTGCGTGAAAGGGAAATGTATTCGCACGGGCTGCGACGGCATCATCGGCTCCAAGCTCCAGTTCGACAAATGTGGTATATGTGGAGGCGACAGCCTGGGATGCATACGGGTCGTTGGGAACTTCACCAAGAAGAG CAAAGGCTACACTGATATCGTGAAGATTCCCGCAGGGTCCACGCACATCAAGGTCCGTCAGCACATGGCCAAGGACCAAACCCGTTTCACCGCCTACCTCGCCCTCCGCCGACCCGGCAGCGAGTACCTCCTAAATGGCAAGTTCATGATCTCCACCTCAGAGACCATCATCCCGCTCAACGGTTCTTTACTCAACTACAGCGGGTGGACTCATCACGACGAGTGGCTCCACAGCATGGGCCCCGGGGCTCTCAAAGAAGCTATGGTGGTCCAGATTCTAGCCACAGATTCGAAAAAGCCCCTCGATGTCCGTTATAGTTACTACATGCCGAGGTGGACAGCCCCGCAGCAGCATCTGAACTCCAAGTTGACCCCTTTGCAGAGTACCACCACAACGTCTACCACAACGCGGTCTGCCACGGTTAGCACCACTGCCGTCTCCTCTACGCCTGCTGCTTTACTGCTAAGGCCAACTACAGCTTCTGTTTCTTCAACCCCTCTTCCAGGTCCCAAGTGGGTAACGGGACCTTGGATGACTTGCTCCAGGACTTGTGATACCGGCTGGCAGAGCCGGACGGTGCAGTGCAAGGACCAGGATGGCAAGCTGTCCAAGGGCTGCGTTCTGAGCGCCCGGCCCTCCGCCTTCAAACACTGTTTGGTGAAGAAATGCTGA
- the adamts5 gene encoding A disintegrin and metalloproteinase with thrombospondin motifs 5 isoform X2: MPRLLGALTGGMLWFRLLLQLLCVVEFGAGVSTFQGFYLPPATGSLHTPARRTDGVVRTIDRIYNGGGKVGYLVYLDGRRFQLDMERDESVLSHHFSPQYALAMMGQSPAPLQRECAYRGTVNSNPESLAVLSLCGGGLEGFFAVNHSRYTITPIIRAKGHEHDTRALHDRDAESALHVFTRESFSFEALSEGRESCGTRDGKRGRRAAAERRRHRGRGKGRRDGEEGHGARGRRWWSRLVKEPGARRKRSVSRARHVELLLVADDSMTKKYGRDLNHYLLTLASIASKLYGHASIENPIRLSVVKVITVLENEKGLEVTKNAAATLKSFCKWQNQQNPLDDDHQHHHDAAILFTRQDLCGHHSCDTLGMADVGTICSPERSCAVIEDDGLHAAFTVAHEIGHLLGLSHDDSKFCEERFGVNSHKQLMSSILTSIDASKPWSRCTSSTITDFFDDGNAECLLDSPRQPLLGPEELPGQSYDAVRQCRLAFGLEYTVCPGMDVCSRLWCAVIRQGQMVCLTKKLPAVEGTPCGKGRICLQGKCVDKTRKKHYSMSNHGSWSSWGPWGACSRTCGGGVQFAQRLCNNPAPRNNGRYCIGKRAIYRTCNVFPPCPPSSKSFRQEQCEVRNGPQTDPKGVKTFVEWVPKYAGILPKDVCKLTCRAKGTGYYVVFSQRVADGTECRPHSSSVCVKGKCIRTGCDGIIGSKLQFDKCGICGGDSLGCIRVVGNFTKKSKGYTDIVKIPAGSTHIKVRQHMAKDQTRFTAYLALRRPGSEYLLNGKFMISTSETIIPLNGSLLNYSGWTHHDEWLHSMGPGALKEAMVVQILATDSKKPLDVRYSYYMPRWTAPQQHLNSKLTPLQSTTTTSTTTRSATVPSG; encoded by the exons ATGCCGCGGCTCCTTGGCGCTCTGACCGGGGGCATGCTCTGGTTtcggctgctgctgcagctgctgtgcgTCGTGGAGTTTGGAGCCGGGGTGTCTACCTTCCAGGGGTTCTATCTTCCACCTGCGACCGGCTCGCTGCACACACCTGCCCGGAGGACGGACGGGGTGGTGCGGACCATCGATCGGATTTACAACGGTGGAGGGAAGGTGGGCTACCTGGTGTACCTGGATGGGAGGCGCTTTCAGCTGGACATGGAGCGGGATGAGTCGGTGCTGTCGCATCACTTCAGCCCTCAGTATGCGCTCGCGATGATGGGACAGAGTCCCGCGCCTCTGCAGCGGGAGTGCGCGTACCGCGGGACGGTGAACTCCAACCCGGAGTCTCTCGCCGTCCTCAGCCTCTGCGGCGGAGGTCTGGAGGGTTTCTTCGCCGTCAACCACTCGCGCTACACCATCACTCCCATCATCCGGGCGAAGGGACACGAGCACGACACGCGCGCACTGCACGACCGGGATGCGGAGAGCGCGCTCCACGTGTTCACGCGCGAGAGCTTCAGCTTCGAGGCTCTGAGCGAGGGGCGCGAGAGCTGCGGCACGCGCGACGGGAAGAGAGGGCGCAGGGCTGCGGCGGAAAGACGGCGGCACCGAGGTCGCGGGAAGGGGAGACGGGACGGTGAAGAGGGGCACGGCGCGCGAGGGAGGAGATGGTGGAGCCGCCTCGTTAAAGAGCCAGGCGCGCGGCGCAAGAGGTCGGTGTCCCGCGCCAGGCACGTGGAGCTGCTCCTGGTGGCGGACGACTCCATGACCAAGAAGTACGGCAGGGACTTGAACCACTACTTGCTCACACTGGCATCCATCGCGTCCAAGTTGTACGGACACGCCAGCATCGAGAACCCCATCCGGCTGTCCGTGGTGAAGGTCATCACGGTCTTGGAAAACGAGAAGGGGCTGGAGGTGACCAAGAACGCGGCGGCGACGCTCAAGAGCTTCTGCAAGtggcagaaccagcagaacccgCTAGACGACGACCACCAGCATCACCACGACGCAGCCATCCTCTTCACCAGGCAG GACCTGTGCGGCCACCACTCTTGCGACACCCTGGGCATGGCGGACGTCGGCACAATCTGCTCTCCGGAGAGAAGCTGCGCCGTTATCGAGGACGACGGCCTTCACGCCGCATTCACCGTCGCTCACGAGATAG GTCACCTGCTGGGATTGTCCCACGATGATTCGAAGTTCTGCGAGGAGCGCTTTGGGGTCAACAGTCACAAGCAGCTAATGTCGTCCATTCTCACCTCTATCGACGCCTCTAAGCCCTGGAGCCGCTGCACCTCGTCCACCATCACCGACTTCTTCGACGACGGGAATG CCGAGTGTCTCCTGGACTCCCCTCGTCAGCCCCTCCTCGGCCCGGAGGAGCTCCCAGGCCAGAGCTACGACGCCGTCCGACAGTGCCGCCTGGCCTTCGGCCTCGAGTACACGGTCTGCCCGGGCATGGACGTGTGCTCCCGCCTGTGGTGCGCCGTGATCCGCCAGGGACAGATGGTGTGTCTGACCAAGAAGCTTCCGGCGGTGGAGGGCACGCCGTGCGGGAAGGGGCGCATCTGCCTGCAGGGAAAGTGTGTGGACAAAACTCGAAAGAAGCACTATTCG ATGTCCAACCACGGCAGCTGGAGTTCTTGGGGCCCGTGGGGTGCATGCTCTAGGACCTGCGGGGGCGGAGTGCAGTTTGCCCAGCGCCTGTGCAACAACCCGGCGCCACGAAACAACGGGCGCTACTGCATCGGAAAGAGAGCCATCTATCGGACCTGTAACGTCTTCCCGCCATGCCCGCCCTCAA gtaAGAGTTTCCGTCAAGAACAGTGTGAAGTCCGCAACGGCCCCCAGACGGACCCCAAAGGGGTGAAGACCTTTGTCGAGTGGGTGCCGAAGTATGCAGGGATTCTCCCTAAGGATGTGTGCAAGCTGACATGCAGAGCAAAAGGGACAGGCTACTATGTGGTGTTCTCTCAACGG GTAGCAGATGGGACCGAGTGTCGTCCTCACAGCAGTTCGGTGTGCGTGAAAGGGAAATGTATTCGCACGGGCTGCGACGGCATCATCGGCTCCAAGCTCCAGTTCGACAAATGTGGTATATGTGGAGGCGACAGCCTGGGATGCATACGGGTCGTTGGGAACTTCACCAAGAAGAG CAAAGGCTACACTGATATCGTGAAGATTCCCGCAGGGTCCACGCACATCAAGGTCCGTCAGCACATGGCCAAGGACCAAACCCGTTTCACCGCCTACCTCGCCCTCCGCCGACCCGGCAGCGAGTACCTCCTAAATGGCAAGTTCATGATCTCCACCTCAGAGACCATCATCCCGCTCAACGGTTCTTTACTCAACTACAGCGGGTGGACTCATCACGACGAGTGGCTCCACAGCATGGGCCCCGGGGCTCTCAAAGAAGCTATGGTGGTCCAGATTCTAGCCACAGATTCGAAAAAGCCCCTCGATGTCCGTTATAGTTACTACATGCCGAGGTGGACAGCCCCGCAGCAGCATCTGAACTCCAAGTTGACCCCTTTGCAGAGTACCACCACAACGTCTACCACAACGCGGTCTGCCACG GTCCCAAGTGGGTAA